A DNA window from Danio aesculapii chromosome 14, fDanAes4.1, whole genome shotgun sequence contains the following coding sequences:
- the b4galt7 gene encoding beta-1,4-galactosyltransferase 7 isoform X1, which produces MMYSSRRKPVLYFKDDRRSESRGVRRPGDFLSRKCTVWKLFGLCMVFVFGSLLWVQLTCSGDMSQTAGYSHLPQQPCPIDRQSSHVDDPSWGPHKMALIVPFRERFEELLVFVPYMHAFLNKKKIRHKIIIINQVDHFRFNRASLINVGYMESGNDTDYIAMHDVDLLPQNEDLNYGFPADGPFHVASPELHPLYHYKTYVGGILLLTKKHYLACNGMSNRFWGWGREDDEFFRRLKAANLELFRPTGITTGTKTFRHIHDPAWRKRDQKRIAAQKQEQFKVDPEGGLSNLHYKVESRKEVSISGAPCTVINTFVECDLNQTPWCQFS; this is translated from the exons ATGATGTACTCTTCACGGAGGAAACCTGTGCTGTATTTCAAAGATGACAGAAG AAGTGAAAGTCGAGGGGTGCGGCGTCCAGGAGA TTTTCTGTCGAGGAAATGCACCGTCTGGAAGCTGTTTGGCCTCTGCATGGTGTTTGTTTTTGGGTCCCTTCTCTGGGTGCAGCTGACGTGTTCAGGAGACATGAGCCAGACTGCTGGATACAGCCATCTCCCTCAACAACCTTGTCCCATAGACAGACAGTCGTCCCATGTTGATGATCCTTCCTGGGGCCCTCATAAAATGGCCCTGATTGTCCCATTCAGAGAGCGTTTTGAAGAGCTGCTTGTGTTTGTCCCTTATATGCACGCCTTCCTCAACAAGAagaaaatacgacataaaataataattataaaccaAGTAGATCACTTTCG GTTCAATCGTGCCTCTCTTATTAACGTTGGCTACATGGAAAGTGGGAATGACACGGACTACATTGCAATGCATGATGTGGACTTGTTGCCTCAAAATGAGGATCTGAACTATGGGTTCCCAGCAGATGGGCCCTTCCATGTGGCCTCACCAGAGCTTCATCCTTTATATCACTATAAGACGTATGTTGGAGGGATCCTGCTGCTCACTAAGAAACATTATCTGGCG TGCAACGGGATGTCAAACCGCTTTTGGGGATGGGGAAGAGAAGATGACGAGTTTTTCAGGAGACTAAAAGCAGCTAATCTTGAG CTTTTTAGGCCAACGGGTATCACTACAGGAACTAAAACATTTAGACACATCCATGATCCAGCCTGGAGGAAAAGAGACCAGAAGCGGATCGCGGCACAGAAACAG GAGCAGTTTAAGGTGGACCCGGAGGGTGGCCTGAGTAACCTTCACTATAAGGTGGAATCCAGAAAGGAAGTGTCAATCAGCGGAGCTCCATGTACTGTGATCAACACCTTTGTGGAGTGTGACCTCAACCAGACCCCATGGTGCCAGTtcagctaa
- the b4galt7 gene encoding beta-1,4-galactosyltransferase 7 isoform X2, translating to MMYSSRRKPVLYFKDDRSFLSRKCTVWKLFGLCMVFVFGSLLWVQLTCSGDMSQTAGYSHLPQQPCPIDRQSSHVDDPSWGPHKMALIVPFRERFEELLVFVPYMHAFLNKKKIRHKIIIINQVDHFRFNRASLINVGYMESGNDTDYIAMHDVDLLPQNEDLNYGFPADGPFHVASPELHPLYHYKTYVGGILLLTKKHYLACNGMSNRFWGWGREDDEFFRRLKAANLELFRPTGITTGTKTFRHIHDPAWRKRDQKRIAAQKQEQFKVDPEGGLSNLHYKVESRKEVSISGAPCTVINTFVECDLNQTPWCQFS from the exons ATGATGTACTCTTCACGGAGGAAACCTGTGCTGTATTTCAAAGATGACAGAAG TTTTCTGTCGAGGAAATGCACCGTCTGGAAGCTGTTTGGCCTCTGCATGGTGTTTGTTTTTGGGTCCCTTCTCTGGGTGCAGCTGACGTGTTCAGGAGACATGAGCCAGACTGCTGGATACAGCCATCTCCCTCAACAACCTTGTCCCATAGACAGACAGTCGTCCCATGTTGATGATCCTTCCTGGGGCCCTCATAAAATGGCCCTGATTGTCCCATTCAGAGAGCGTTTTGAAGAGCTGCTTGTGTTTGTCCCTTATATGCACGCCTTCCTCAACAAGAagaaaatacgacataaaataataattataaaccaAGTAGATCACTTTCG GTTCAATCGTGCCTCTCTTATTAACGTTGGCTACATGGAAAGTGGGAATGACACGGACTACATTGCAATGCATGATGTGGACTTGTTGCCTCAAAATGAGGATCTGAACTATGGGTTCCCAGCAGATGGGCCCTTCCATGTGGCCTCACCAGAGCTTCATCCTTTATATCACTATAAGACGTATGTTGGAGGGATCCTGCTGCTCACTAAGAAACATTATCTGGCG TGCAACGGGATGTCAAACCGCTTTTGGGGATGGGGAAGAGAAGATGACGAGTTTTTCAGGAGACTAAAAGCAGCTAATCTTGAG CTTTTTAGGCCAACGGGTATCACTACAGGAACTAAAACATTTAGACACATCCATGATCCAGCCTGGAGGAAAAGAGACCAGAAGCGGATCGCGGCACAGAAACAG GAGCAGTTTAAGGTGGACCCGGAGGGTGGCCTGAGTAACCTTCACTATAAGGTGGAATCCAGAAAGGAAGTGTCAATCAGCGGAGCTCCATGTACTGTGATCAACACCTTTGTGGAGTGTGACCTCAACCAGACCCCATGGTGCCAGTtcagctaa
- the tmed9 gene encoding transmembrane emp24 domain-containing protein 9 encodes MVAIRMQFTLYLLVLLNIYNSLVSALYFHIGETEKKCFIEEIPDETMIIGNYRTQLYDKQKEEYLPATQGLGMFVEVKDPDEKVILSRQYGSEGRFIFTSHTPGEHQICLHSNSSKFALFAGGMLRVHLDIQVGEHTNNYAEIAAKDKLTELQLRVRQLMEQVDQIQKEQNYQRYREERFRQTSESTNQRVLWWSIVQTLILVAIGFWQMRHLKSFFEAKKLV; translated from the exons ATGGTGGCAATCAGAATGCAGTTTAcactttatttgctggtgttgtTAAACATTTACAACAGTTTGGTGTCTGCCTTGTACTTCCATATCGGAGAGACTGAAAAGAAATGCTTCATAGAAGAAATACCCGACGAAACTATGATAATAG GTAATTACCGTACACAACTCTATGACAAGCAGAAAGAAGAGTATTTGCCTGCAACTCAAGGACTTGGGATGTTTGTGGAAGTAAAAGATCCTGATGAGAAG GTGATCCTGTCCCGCCAGTATGGGTCTGAGGGCAGGTTTATCTTCACCTCCCACACCCCTGGAGAGCATCAAATCTGCCTGCACTCAAATTCCTCCAAATTTGCTCTGTTTGCTGGTGGAATGCTT CGTGTTCACTTGGACATCCAAGTTGGCGAACACACAAACAACTATGCAGAAATCGCTGCCAAGGATAAGCTGACAGAGCTGCAGCTGAGGGTGCGACAGCTGATGGAGCAGGTGGATCAGATCCAGAAAGAGCAGAACTATCAGAGG TATCGCGAAGAACGCTTCAGACAGACCAgtgaaagcaccaatcagagggttTTGTGGTGGTCCATCGTCCAGACACTGATCCTGGTGGCCATTGGTTTTTGGCAAATGAGGCATCTCAAGAGCTTCTTTGAGGCCAAGAAATTAGTATAA